In Gimesia panareensis, the genomic window ACGCATCCTGCACAATCAAAGGCAGGGCACACTCCCGCGCAATCGTCGAGAAATACTCCCACAGCGCCGCTTCCGGAATCGCGGTCGTCACCGGAGGGATCGCCATCACCGCATCACAGCCTTCCTCTTCGGCCTGCCGCGCATAAACCAGGGCCTGACGCGTACTCTCCGCTCCCACGCTGGCAATCACCACGCCACGTCCGTCTGTCATCTCAGACATCAACCGTGTCAGCTCCAGCCGCTCCGCATACGTCAGACGGAGTACTTCCGAGACCATCGCACCGCACACGCCGTCGGCTCCGATCTCAAAACACCAGTCGATCTCCCGCGCCAGCGCGTCCCGGTCAATCGTCTCGTCCGCCTGGAGCGGCGTATGCAATACCGGCAGTACCCCTCGAATCAGCCCGGTCATGGATGTGTTCTTTCTGCTTCGAATGTTCGTTTCTTATCTTCAGGCATCTCAATCCTGAATGATCTCCTGAATTGCCTCGGTCATCCCTGCAATCAGCTTTTCCAGACTGCCCCGCGCAAACGGCGTCTGCCACACCTGGTACAGATCCAAGTCGTACAGCTCTTCCGGCGTCAGGTAACCGGTCGTCCCGTTGATCAGATTCAGACAGACAATCGTCCGCTCGGGGAACCGCTCTCGCAGCGTGCGCTGTAGAATCGAATACGCCTCGGTCGGACTCCCCACCAGGATCGTATCCCCCATCCGCCACACCCAGATCGGCAGCTCCAGCGTGCTCCCGTCACCGATCCCGCGCCGGATATTCCGCCGCCGTCGCAGACGTTCTTCCAGCGCCCGATCCGTGCAGGCCTGCCGCTGCTGTTCCAGTTCCTCCGCGGTCGGCCAGTCTTTGATGGGCAGCGTCACGGTAACTTTCTTCCGCTTCAACAGACTCACGGGAGTCACCATCTTGTGCTTCCACACCGCCAGCGGTGCGCCGGATTCCATCACTCCCTGGTACTCCAGGCAGGTGCCCGGCGGTTCCATATTCTCCAGCGTCGCCAGCGTGGCATACGCCAACTGTCGCCCGTGTCGATCCGCCACCGCGGGATCACCCACGTATTGATACCGCGGGGCAAGCTCGCCCGAAGTTCCCTGCATGAACAGGGCAGGGACCCCCAGTGTCTTGAGAATCGTCTCCCGCATCGCCCCTGGATAATCAGGTGAGATCGACGTATTCTCCCAGGCCAGCGTCGTGGGATGACAGGCGTAATTTACAATCACCGCCTGCAGCGTGCCTTCCAGATCGCTGATCCGCCCCACCACCAGCGTATCGTCGGCCGGCTCGTTCGGATTCCAGCCGCAGATTAACCGCTCACCATCCGGGTCGGGCAGATCCCGCATTCCCGCCAGTTCGCAGCGCCCGGTCTTCCATTCCACCACCGCCTCGGTCGCGTTTTTCATCGCCTGCAGCGTGACTTTGACCGACGCTTCGAACACCTGCTCCAGAAACTCCGCCAGCGATTCACTCGCCGGCAGATCGGGGTCCGGATCTGTCAGCGGGGGTGAAGCATGCGTGTGCGTGACTCCGAAAATCAGCGACGTCTCATCCAGCTTCAGTTTCTCCAGCAGTCGCGACTGAAACCGGTAAAACGTCGGCAGCGAACGCCACCAGCCCAGGTCCCCGTCCAGAAACACCACCGGCTGCTGGGAATCGGTCTCGCAGAGCACCAGCGCATTGAGTGTCAATTTGCGATGGATCCAGTCGGCGACATCGTGTTTCGCAGCCCCCCAGTTGCGGGCATAGATCCCCACCGGCGGCGTGATGTCCACCGTCGCCACTCCGATCCGTCCCCGAAAGAACGCCTCCGTGCCCGCTGCTAAAGCTCGTTCACTCATCTTCGTCTCCACTTTCCGATTGAGCGCTGCCAGTTTTGTTCGTCAGTTTCGCTTCCCCGTCCGTCTAACCGGATTCGGCTTACCAGTCACCGACTGCCCCATCCTGGTAGAACACCCGCTGCACTGTCTCCTGTTCGAACGGATGCTTCTTCACCTCATCCTCGTTGATCGAAATGCCCAGGCCCGGCTTCGTATTCGGCGTCACCGTCCGCGTCGCGAGATCGATTTCAAACCCTTCCTCGACCACATCCTGACGCCAGGGCACATCCTCGTGCACCGACTCACAGATGATGTAACTCGGCTGTGAAAAACCGAACTCCAGCGATGCCGCCGTACTCACCGGCCCCTGTGGATTATGCGGCGCCAGAGAGATTCGATGCGCGTCTGCCAGCGCTGCGACCCGCCGCGCTTCGGTAAATCCGCCGCAGTGCGTCAGGTCCATCTGGCAGATCTCACAGCCCCGTTTCTCGAACAGATCCCGGAACGCCGCCAGGTGCGTCAGCCGCTCTCCCGTCGCGATCGGCGTCGTCACCGCCGCGTTGATCCGCGCCAGGCTCTCAATCGATTCCGGCCAGCACGGCTCTTCAAAGAAGTAGAGTCCATAAGGATCCAGCGCCTGGGCGAACTGCAGTCCCATCGCCGGAGAAGGGCGGGCATGGCAGTCCACCATGATATCAATATCGTCGCCTACGGCTTCCCGCATCGCCGCGACGCATTCTTCCGCGGCTTTGACCGGCTTCAAACCCTCGATCGGCATCGTCGGGGGAACTGCCATCGACTTGAACGCCGTAAACCCGTCCGCTACCGCTTTCTGGGCCAGCTCCGCGAACTGCGCCGCATTGTCGGTCGAGGTCTGGTAGAACGACTCCATGTTGCCGCCGCCCAGATGACAATACAGCCGGATATAATCCCGCACCGGACCGCCCCACAACTGATGACAGGGCACGCCATGAATCTTTCCCACAATGTCCCACAGCGCCAGATCGATACCCGCAATCGCTGTCGAACGCGTGACACCGCTCCCGTGCCAGAAGTGCTGCCGCCACATCATCTGCCACAGATATTCCACCCGCCGCGGGTCTTCGCCGATCAGCAGCTGCGACAGATCCTCGATCGTCCCCAGGATCCCGCGCGTGTGCCATTCCAGCGTCGCTTCACCCCAGCCGAACAGACCAGGCTGATCGGTGATCACTTTCACAAACACCCAGTTTCTCATTCGGGCGTGACACACCAGTGTTTCGATGCGTTCAATTTTCATCCGGTTCGGTTTCCCATCTGCAGAAGTTTTATTTTGGCGTCAAAATAACAACATACTCTGCCGGCCACCGGGAAGCAAGCCAGAGGGCTCCCGAACCAGCCCGGATTTTCCCGATCGGCGCAGCCGCGACAAGTCCAACTCTGCTGTCGTTTTAAAAACCCGGTCGCATCAGGGGAACGTCAGTTCCTCATCGTCGTCTTCGAATTCTTCCAGCCGCTGCCGGGCCATATCCGCCCAGGGGCCCATCTCGTCGAATTCGAGGTAAATCTTCCAGTGGGGCACTGCCTCTTCCACGCGGTTCAACTGGTGCAGCACTTCCGCGGTATGCAGATGCGCATCCGGATAATCGGGGTGCACCTGCAAAGCGATCTCAAACGCCTGCAGCGCCGCCTCCGGATCCCCCAGTTCGTTATGCAGGCAACCCAGCTGCGTCCACGCTTCGATGTAATCGTGATCCCATTCCACCGCCGCGTAATATCGCTCGAGCGCCCCCTCCGTATTTCCCTTCAGATATAGTGCCTCGGCCAGATGCAGATGCGTTTCCGGCACATCGGGTGCGCCCAGCAGCGAGAGCCGGAATGCCTCGATCGCGGGCTTCGCTTCTCCCGCGTCCAGATACTGGCAGCCTTCCTGGAACCATTCTTCCGCGCTCCGGTCTTTCACTTCCGGCGCCTTCAGATGCTCGGTGAATTCGATCGTCCCCTCGAACTCTTCCTCGCCCGCCAGCTCGGGCATCTCGATCTCTTCTGTACCGAAGTCGAACACCCGCTGCCCCTGTTTCGGATCGATCAGACCCCGCTCATCTT contains:
- a CDS encoding enolase C-terminal domain-like protein, whose product is MKIERIETLVCHARMRNWVFVKVITDQPGLFGWGEATLEWHTRGILGTIEDLSQLLIGEDPRRVEYLWQMMWRQHFWHGSGVTRSTAIAGIDLALWDIVGKIHGVPCHQLWGGPVRDYIRLYCHLGGGNMESFYQTSTDNAAQFAELAQKAVADGFTAFKSMAVPPTMPIEGLKPVKAAEECVAAMREAVGDDIDIMVDCHARPSPAMGLQFAQALDPYGLYFFEEPCWPESIESLARINAAVTTPIATGERLTHLAAFRDLFEKRGCEICQMDLTHCGGFTEARRVAALADAHRISLAPHNPQGPVSTAASLEFGFSQPSYIICESVHEDVPWRQDVVEEGFEIDLATRTVTPNTKPGLGISINEDEVKKHPFEQETVQRVFYQDGAVGDW
- a CDS encoding tetratricopeptide repeat protein; protein product: MAETEEEQTDQLLQGSPALQGERVVFTGTLASMTHHKAWEFVEQHGGQAAQHVSRQTTLLVVGEEGWPLEEDGSPSVNLSQAQELIQEGTPIRIIKESDWLALIELRDPGVNLDQLYTPAMLTQMLKIPVGTIRRWERQGLIKPVRKIFRLPYFSFQEVASVRRLSQLLESGVHPRELESSLQHLGKFFNEIDAPLSQLTLLSQDAQLLLKDERGLIDPKQGQRVFDFGTEEIEMPELAGEEEFEGTIEFTEHLKAPEVKDRSAEEWFQEGCQYLDAGEAKPAIEAFRLSLLGAPDVPETHLHLAEALYLKGNTEGALERYYAAVEWDHDYIEAWTQLGCLHNELGDPEAALQAFEIALQVHPDYPDAHLHTAEVLHQLNRVEEAVPHWKIYLEFDEMGPWADMARQRLEEFEDDDEELTFP
- a CDS encoding alkaline ceramidase, which encodes MSERALAAGTEAFFRGRIGVATVDITPPVGIYARNWGAAKHDVADWIHRKLTLNALVLCETDSQQPVVFLDGDLGWWRSLPTFYRFQSRLLEKLKLDETSLIFGVTHTHASPPLTDPDPDLPASESLAEFLEQVFEASVKVTLQAMKNATEAVVEWKTGRCELAGMRDLPDPDGERLICGWNPNEPADDTLVVGRISDLEGTLQAVIVNYACHPTTLAWENTSISPDYPGAMRETILKTLGVPALFMQGTSGELAPRYQYVGDPAVADRHGRQLAYATLATLENMEPPGTCLEYQGVMESGAPLAVWKHKMVTPVSLLKRKKVTVTLPIKDWPTAEELEQQRQACTDRALEERLRRRRNIRRGIGDGSTLELPIWVWRMGDTILVGSPTEAYSILQRTLRERFPERTIVCLNLINGTTGYLTPEELYDLDLYQVWQTPFARGSLEKLIAGMTEAIQEIIQD